GACATGTTgaaaaaataagttaatatatatcaTGATATTTACTAGATATATAGAGCTCAGCTTTTATATACATAGAAATTAGTTTATAGTTAATtcatcttttaataaataaataaataaatatatatatatatatatatatcatttattagtcattttggtttaaatttaaactaacTAGTTGTTTACACGTGCGTTGCACGaccgttattattatcttgattataaaattaaattgatagatgtaatttaatattaatttataaagttcttaagaaataatagcaaactaactatttttaaatgtctttaattttttttaagattttaaaatttcattaatgcatgatatgaaaattattttaaaaactatttattaattagttttaatataatataaatcaatatatcaatataattgatattactatttttagaattaaaagtttattatataattaaaatttaacttattatttaatataatattaaaatataatttaagatattattctTTAGacttagaattattatctaattgaaaaactaatttattagttaatataatattaaaatataattaaatatgctatttttataggataaaattagtattattatcgATTAGGagactatttattaattaatatatttaacatattattttttaaaattagagtctatgtttaattagaaatgtaatatattagtcaataagttaataaaaaatataaaattacacataaacttaaattttatgtgccAAAAATAAgatacatatcaaaataaaaatcctacGTGTTGAATACACGTATCAAAAAAGTTTTAGATCTgataaactaatatatatatatagatggttAGGTGTACATCAGATTTAGTTTTTACATTCAAAAAAATCTACTTCATACAAGCTAGTTCAATGGTAGCAATAATCGATCCAATTTGACCTCGATCAAAATCGAGTaactgaattttttaattttattaaccaAATTGAACTGAACCAAAAGAGTTCGGTTTgagctttttaattttttttttgtaatttaaactatatatatatatatatatatatatatatataatatttatctaaCTTCAATgataatagatatttaaatatataaataaatatattttttatacttaaattaattgattttttatataaattaaaatcttcaattaattcattctcttattaaaaaaaaaaacatattttgCTAGTTAGttcttttagtttaaatttaagcTAATGTTAGGTgtatatcatatttaatttgtgtGTTTAAAAAACTTACTTCATACAAGCTCATCTAATGGTGAGCAAACAGTCGGTTCGATTTggttttgataaaaaattaaataattataattttattaatcaaaatgaattaaaatattaaatgtaaCTGAAACGAGTAGAAAGAGTTcagtttgatttatttatttgagttttttaaatttttataatttaaattataaatacttatatttaaataaataaatatgtatatataatatttatccaccttcaataatgataataaatatttaaataaatatatttttatagttaataaaatattttttatgttattaaataataatgattctTATATTTGTagaaatttcatttatttcggttataatttaaatttttgaagcAAAAACGAACTGaaccaaaatatttattcagtTTGTCTGTTATTAATCGAATTGAATCGAACTAATTAGTTCAATTTGGTTTTTCAACTTCTGTTTCATTCACCACTAAGTTAGTcacaaaatttatttgatttctttaaatatagacttgtattattattattattattattattattattattttcctcATCAAGGgtatctaaattatttttcccgTTTTGTCATTAATTCTAAGATTAATTTGCACAATGTtcaaaagggaaagaaattcCTATTGCATAGTTTTGTAATAATTGGGGCTGAAATGGTCCAATTGTTTTGGCTTAACTCAAGGATTCATTTCAGATGCAAAACGTAAATCATTCAAACGcccttatatataatatttaataaattaataataatttttaccatttaataaatttttaacgttaattttattttttaagaattaagtttaacaaattaataatttttttatccatCAAATACATTAATTATTCAAGCATTACCGCATCAGGATCAGTATAAGGAAGTGAGTGAATCAGAGAACATGAACCTCAAAGGAGAAGGGTTGATCATCTGATCATAGAAACTTTTCATAAGAAGATGGGCTCACAGCATAAGACTCTGCTATTTAAACCAGATCCAAACTTAATTCTTTTGTTAAGAAAATGCTGCATCCAGATGTTTAGGGGCCTTCGCTCCATCTGATCTCAGCAATTTCTACTCTTTTAGGGCCTTTGCTATCCATTGCCGTAGAGTTAAGAATGTCATGATGAGAGGCATCTTAACAATCGAATAGTCCTACAGCATGCCATACATCCAATAGTGCTGCGCATCAAGTGCCATCAAAATGGAATCCATTAAGAGGTTTGCTGCATTATATTCAACCCACAAATCCTAGCTACAACAATTTGTGCTGTCCAtcagcaaaaagaaaaaagtacaTTCCATAGCCATAAAACTAGAACACTTGTTTGGCATTTGAGAAGGAAAGCTCCAACTAGATATGCTTCAGTACAATACAGCATAAAGCACAGAACCAATTCAGTACTTCTGAGGCGGCTGCTGGGTAGGCAACAGTCCGAAGCGTTTCTTTAGAAGAACTCTTTGCCTTGAGAATTTGTCATCAGGTGAGAACCGAGCTGCAATTGAGAAGGGAAGGTCAAATATAAGTCtgttaaagaaaacaaagaccAAAAAAAGAAGTCCTTTTCCATGTTCTATAAAGCAGAAAGGAAGGAGGCAAGAGGAGAAGACAACAAAAGCTTGAGCTATCCCACGTCATACTCAAGTTCTATCAGAAACTCAATAGTTATTATTCTCCGTCATTTATGTCTCCATTAATAGAATTGCATACAAGCAAGATTTCAAACAGCTAAATTCATATAGAGCCTGTCGAAGCCATTtagtattttcaataaataaaccaaatgCGACTAACCCAACAAAAGGATAGATCCAATCTTGAAATATGTGCAGGCAGGAACGGTCTTTCTCTTATGCAACTTAAACCAATTTTGGCATTGTCAAAAATCAATTTGTAAAAACAGGTGTAGCAGTAGCAAACCAATTGCAAGAAAAGGCACAAATTGAATTAATGGCAAGCCAGAATATACTATTGATCTACAACCTTCATAAACTAACAGGAAATATATGTGACAGCAATTAGTTGTATATTACATCACATAatttgctcataaatcatcaTAGCCCTATTACCTGGATGAGCTGATTGAGTAGGCACTTTCAATGGTGACTCCTTCTGCGTACAGAAAAGTAATTCAACATAAGTAGAATGAAATCAAAGActgaaaatttaaatgaatatcACAATATATGCAGCATAACAGAAGACGGCATATGTTCAGATTGATAGTTGAAATCCAGACTTGTACAATATATCAAGAATGCATCCCATGTAACTGTGCAACACTAGATAACCAATTCAGCAACtaaaatgaaaggaaagaggaacagaaaaaaattgagagagaagaaagaataATCATCAACTGTTATGATGTCAAAATTTTGGTACCCTGTCTATGGgttaacaaaacaaaagaaaacaaataatagaATGGCCCATTGTTTAATAGCTTCCTCTAACCATGCTTCGTAAGCAAAAAAAATTAGCCTACAAACAGTAATAACTTCGTCACATAGAGCCATAAGACAGAGCAAAATGAAACTTAATACAATCATGAACAGCAAACGTCAAAATAGCATAATTTTCAGAAGGAACAAGTTCCTTTCCCAAGATTTTAACATGTATccaacttaattttttaagttccAATCCACAAAAATGTCATTAATTAACAACAGCCAGCAAATTGACTACACAACAAACAAAACCTCCAGACTTGACAACATCTGAGAAATTATCTGAGAACCAACACAAGCTTGAACTGACTAAATGCAAAAAGGAATTTTTTGACAGAAAGAAacatataaactaataataaatagatatgATCACAGCAACCAAAACAACATACCTTGGTGGTGTACACCTTGTCACCATTCTCGTTAATGTAAAACTGAAGATACAtcttaatatcttttttcacCTAGTTCAAACAATAATAAGCCATGACAAGTTTAGGacttcatttaaaaaaaagaaaaaaaatcttaacaACATAAGATGTTAAAATCCATATCATTAACCCTAAAGGAAAATGCTAACAAAAATCAACCTAAACAAAATGAAATCGAGAAAGGGCAAAGAAGAAGACGAATTACTTTCTTTCTACAAGGACAAGGGCAAAGAAGATGACGAATTACTTTCTGTCTACGAGGACTAGAAACAGTATAATTCATGATAGAAGCAATGTAGGAATGGCAACGGAAAAGTTACCCGCCCATTTAAGGATATGCAAACCCGATTAAAAACcgtttattgattttattaaaataaagagagcaAATAACTAGCTATTTGAATACCAACATCAAGAGGGTCATGAGTCTCAGCATCTATCTGGCTTTTGATATGATCATCttgacattttaattatttgtatcatgaaaattttcaatttattttctcttgaAAGTTTTGTGGGTAGTAATATCTAAGAAGCAAGATTTCAGACGAAGCTACTTGTATTATATTCCCCCTGTTTGCTTAGTTGTGGGCCTGTGGCTTTGATGTTGTAAATGACTTCAATGCAGCATGCCGTatgcttaaataaaagattgaaGTCATTTAAACTGTGCAAATGGAGAGATTAATCGATACTAATAAGAGCAATGACgaaattaaaacaaacaatACCAGATGACCAGCGAGGATGGAGGCTACTGCTGCAAGGGTGGAGGCTTGAAGAAGTATGACCGGAGACTGCTGCGAGGGTGGAGGCGGCTGCTATTAGGGTTTGCGAGGGTGGAGGAAAAGAGGTAAGAGGGTGGGGGCTGTGAGGTTgagatgaaaatataataacgtTTGTAATTCACAATTTGTGtttgttttttgtttatcttaatttgtaattaaattaaaattatgtgattttaaataaagctatatgatttctttatttttaaaatttttatatataacatttttatttttagatttttaaaatttttatataatatttttattttttacatatctaaaatactttaaaattaatattttatttatatataaaatttaaaatttaaaattacaaaaataaaactatacaATATAGTCAATTTTTTGTAGTATcaatgattttattgattaatagtTTTTTAAGTATTAATTTCATCCCacattgaataattaaaattttgattatttaataattaaaaaaaagtaacaacgataattaattatcatatgTGAGATTTCAGAACAACTAAAATACCAGCAAGTAAAACTATTTCATTAACAGGtagaaagatattaaaaatacttttagaaTATAGATGTATTTTAtgcaattatttattagaataaaaataaatattcaattaaaatataaattttttcatataactacttattaattttataaatttaataaactaattttatataatttatagttttagttcttcataaatttaatatattaataattttaatatttaatattatttaatccCCAAATATGTTAATTGTGagaaagttaattatatatcaatatgaAAGTTTtgctttataatttcaaaCATAACACAATACGTATACTAATAAATGCTTGATAGTTGGTTCTAAATacaatatcttttttaatgatttttttctttttcttctttaattatatatatatatatatatatatgacattttaacaaaaaaaccTTAAATAATTTGGtggtgaaaaaataaataaattatgtcacgtattgttaatttttttaaaagagattaaaaaaatattttataaattttaataaatataattaatacaatattaatactatataataataagttaataatgtTAACtctttgaatattaaaaataatgttttcttttaataatatttttttactaataagagatatttattttttatttacagtaaataaaataattttaaataaaattttatattttaatttttctattattttatttcatgcatatataatatatctgtatattattttaacaaaaaaaatctaaatggTTTGGCGATACAataatcttattttttctaaagGTTCAAGGAACGAATTATATggaaagcaaaataaatatattaatattattgacgGGTACAACACTGATCAATACTCGTTAATATAAATGAGTGTAAAATACCAGATACAGATTTAGACAGTAGATATCTAAGGCGTGAATCTGAATCCaacatgaatattaaaattaaaattaaatctggCCCAATCCATATACAATTACAAAttcatgccatttggtttTGGTGGAATCAAATACCCAAAAAAAAACTCATCAATTTGTCCTCCCGTCGCAATGTAGAAAAGGGGTTAAGGAGAAGAAGactagattttatattttcaattcaattaataaacaCAAGTCCCTAAATTACCCAACCCAACCCAAATATTGATTAGACTCccatagaataaaatatacttatatGTTAATGGTCCAGTTTGAAAGACGGACCATGTCATTTGTGGTTTTgagctatatttataaattctttacaTATGCCAATCTGACTAGCTAAAAATCGAATCAAACTGAACTTTTATTAGTTCGAGTTcggtttgatttaatttaaaataattttaaatttaatttaaaattttatatttaagctcgattttaattcattattaaacaattaaatttgctattaacttaattcaaacaaaaagcAACTTATTTGAtcacattaaataaatttggttcaAGTTTGGCCGAaggtaaaataattttaaaaaaaatattgaactcttgtttattaaatataattgaggTTTGAGTTATCAAAACTCATCTTTTCATGTTTTATAACAATTAACTATTTCATCAAAATGaatattgttttaaaattaaaattaataaatttatttacgtTCAACTATgtcaacaaaattatattatttagctatattatcaattaaaaaagatttattttataaacttgaatataataatttaataagtgattttaatcttaaaagccaaaaaataaattttaaataacttttataatatacttatattataggaccataaattaaatatatctagAGCCACAAGAGTGTTGAGCTGGTCTTAATCaagcatataaatattatcatattaaatttattaagaaaaaataaattaaaaataataaaaactatcgTACTTTACTTAACAGTCACAATatacaataaacaaatattattaaacaatgaataaacaaaatcTTCTATCATATGCACAATTGcaataaataagagaataaatttttttatgtatgtttctaaaaatgaatataaaagccaatttaaacttttgatttgcaaaattaaatataagcatttataaaagaagtgactttttctataattgataatctttaatttttcttttaaaggaTTTAGGATTTAGGAACAACTTAATAGGCTAGCAAaaggccatgaacaactaaaAAGGTTTAAAGAGACAGTGGCTTGAAACATTAAGAGGCCCTTAACCCTATGATCCTTAGAATTTGAAGCAATAAGAGGACTCGGCCTCGCATGATTATTTGACTCATGGCCCAAATAAGTACGTTTTCACTTCCTAACAAATCTATATACATAAGGAACCATGCAGTTCgatcttattttcttttttaaaataatttattcataataaaatctatcaaCATGCCACAATTCCCATTCTCTACATTAACCAGAGGGGTAACAAAAACGTAAATGGTCTCTAAACTCTCTAAAAGCAAGAGAAAGAGCTAGAAAAGCACAAATGCTTTACAAGCGCAATAGAGGGGAAAACACATTAATAAGAATGACTTTCTTTCCTCTGTTACAACATAGGTTGTTCCATTTCAATATAAGGAGAGATTATAACTATAAATGCTTTAGGGTGTTTGCAATAGGTAACTATGTAAATCAATGGTTATTGTAGCCAGTTCATGATTGGCTTGCTGAGAGTAAAATTCAGAGAAAAAGCCAATTGTATGGAAAATACTTTAGGAAGTTATGCATGAGCATCCGATGTTACTGAATAAACCGCCTGCTTTGCATAGATTAGCATACATGCATTCCATTCCATTTCAGTGGTCACGAATTATTGAATAAGCCATCTCCTATCAAAGCTAAGAAGTCAAATGAGCATCTCAACAGCGGGATTCAATATCCAGAGCTCACGCCACCCACCCTCCACAAATAGGAGGCATGAGCCACAGGTCGCACGAATAAAGAATGAGCATGATTTTAAGAGCTCGTTGGGGATGCTAtaaaaaaaacctaataaaaagataatacaAGACTCACTCCTACGCAAATAATGCTTTGATGAAGACAAATAGGTAAAAACACTtcaacaaatttattttttaataaagttaaacgcttataatatataataaaaattcaaacaacaaaataataaattttaaacaattaaggctctgtttttttaatgaaaaataatttatttttaaaaagtatttcgcaagaaaaatatttttttttaaaaacaacttattttcttatatttagcTGTAATGCTCAAAAAGCGAGAAAGTCATTTTTATCTAAAGACATAGGATTTTATTGgtgattataatttttttaatttattttcttaagcatcccaaacacataaataaaatttataaaatctcttatttgagagaaaaatattttatgtaaaacAATCGGAGTCTTAAACACTATTGTGGTAGTTTGGATTTGAGATCTCAAATaagagattttataaattttatttaaatttattacttgacaaataaataaatattttaaatctatagatttcaaaaaatttcttatcCTCCAAAAGCTCTCATtagagttttaatttcttagttaggagataataattttaaaatttattattttttaaaatgataaattattataatattattttctaaataaatttaaaattacttttaattttaaataaaaattattaattttatatttaacttaaataatagaattataaaaatcctaaatcttaaGAGTTTtgactaaatttttaattcaaagtaatttaaaaatttaaaatttaaaattttatattgtcGAAGCTCATGCCCCCGGAGAGCTCGTCTATTTAGGACCGGCTGAAGATGAAGTTCTTCGAAAGTGGACTACTATTGATAAGGAGGGAGAAGCAGGGCAAAAAGGtaattttaaacaaagaaatctaTCCCCCTGTCATTGCAGTTGACCAATCATTCACACTTCGAACCCACGTCTCTGCAACTCTGTCTCACTTTGCGTGTCTTCACGTTTGTTGATACAATCCTCttacctctctctctcttttacaAATCTAACCTCAGAATCCCTCCTCCCTACATTTCTAACAAAACAGGCAAACAATGTCGTTCGATGACGATGAGGAATCCATGGAACACACCCTCTTAGTAGTTCGTGAAGTTTCCGTCTACAAAATCCCGCCCCGCTCCACATCAGGCGGCTACAAATGCGGAGAATGGTTACAATCGGACAAGATCTGGTCAGGCCGGCTCCGGGTAGTTTCATGTAAAGACAGATGCGAGATCCGATTGGAAGATCCGAACTCGGGTGAGTTATTTGCAGCTTGTTTTGTATTGCCGGGTCAGCGAGAGAATTCGGTTGAGACAGTGCTTGATTCCTCACGTTATTTCGTGCTTAAGATTGAAGATGGGAGAGGGAAACATGCGTTTATTGGGTTAGGGTTTGGTGAGCGAAATGAAGCCTTTGATTTTAATGTTGCTTTATCTGATCATGAGAAATATGTTAGGCGAGAGAATGAGAAAGATAGTGCTGAGACTAGTGAAAGTGATACTCATATTGATATTCATCCTGCTGTTAATCATAGATTGAAGGTATGTTTTTCATGTCTACTGGAgtttttttaaccttttttttccctttttcttttgagtatTTCTTGAtgacattttcttttcaattgtaTTAAAGTTGTAACGTTTGAGTTAGTATCCAATTGGGTTCGTGTTTGTGACACTTTGTTTTCAATCTACGAACATTgtgatttttctaatttagtgttgcattgttctttttttctttttgacattGTGTATGGTGCCAATTTAAGCAAtgctagtttttttttcttttcataatttttgctGCTTGTGTTGGTCTAATTGACTATCTAGCAGTTAAATgcatcattaattaatatggcTTTTGCCTTTGTAGTGATTGGGTATGCTACTTTGCAgtgttttgttaaatttaatttgttggTCTATATAGATGGGCTTTAAGTGTTAATTGTTGTTGTGTCTTGGATGATAGGAAGGTGAAACTATCCGAATAAACGTGAAGCATAAACCATCTAGTGGAACTGGAATGCTTTCAGCAGCAGGGCTGTCCGGGAGTGTTTCTGGTACTACAAAACCTAAACCTTTGGCTTTGGGCATTGCTCCACCACCAAGTGGCGGAGGAAAAATAAGGTCTCCACTTCCACCTCCTCCAAATGATCCAGCTGCTGCACGAAGGACTGCTACTAATCACAGTGTTGGTCTCAGAGaacagaaagaaaatacaaactGTTCTACTGACCCTTTGTCAGATCTTTCTCCACTCGAGGTATTCTCCCATCTGCACAACATATTCTCAGCATGATATAATATCACATAAGAGCTTAAACATCATTGTGAAATGTTTTCGAAGATGACATGCTTTGTGCTTGCCTTGTTGAGCAACAGAAAGTGTGAATGAATTTTGATTTACTATGTGTATGTAAGGTTAAATTAGCTGTTAATGGTAATTTTTCTTGAACTTGTGCTGTCAGTGAATTTCAGAAGCGTATTAATCTGATGTTTCTATGTGCTGATGCCTTTTGTGTGTCAATGGACACCTCGAGTCAAACAATTTGTATGAATGCTTGTCAGTACTTCAGCTCATTCACCGGAAAGCCCTTGCTAGAGATTTCTTAGTAGGTGCATTTACATTATAACTAATATGCTGATGGTATTTGCAGAGAAATCTTCCTTCAACAACATCAGGATCAACAAAGACAACTGCATCAGGATGGGCGGCTTTCTAGTTGTGTTGAGGATTTACTGAGTCTGAAATATCCGTTTGATGTTTTCCTTgaaaaaagtgaaaatgaacaacataattgagaaaagaaagaaaacacaaCCAAATAAGTTCATGTGTGGAAAATAATGTTTAATGGATTATACTGAATGCTTCATTCTCCAGCATGAACTTCATGgtgttcttttatatataatagagaaagtgaattcttttttcatttccaTTGCGGCTGATGTATACTGAGTCCAATTGTATGTTTGTAGCAGCATAGTTTGCACTGTGTTTTTGAATTTGGATCGATCatgtttcctttttttttttttttcttttcctgtttGCTTCCAAGCTTTAATTTCAGGAGTATGTTTTTTTTCCCCTTCAATTGTGGCTATTAAGCCAATTATAGATAATAACTTGTATGGGTTAGCATCAATCTTTTCTGATCGTGCCTAGTTTGTTGTTGAAGTGGAATAAGATTATCCTGTGGAACGCTGTATtgacataaaaaaatacttgGAAGGGGCAAATGGTTTTGATATTATCCAAGTTATCTGGTTCACGTCACATGGGGTTAAAATATCTGAAACAGCAGTCTACTGACTGAATGCAAGTGCAAGCAACCAGCCATTGCCTTCTAGTTTCAGTTGTCGTTTACAGGGGCAACAGGCACACATGCTcttctcttttattaattattaagcaAAACAATTGATACATGTATAATAAACGTTCAAAATaggaaaaattacaaaagaaaagtgccttgtgtttttttatttatctttttctcctttagaGAACCGTAgtttttttcataataaaaaaatagtctgtaatttaatatatatcttttaatatttttattactttataagttaata
The sequence above is drawn from the Ricinus communis isolate WT05 ecotype wild-type chromosome 7, ASM1957865v1, whole genome shotgun sequence genome and encodes:
- the LOC8283872 gene encoding H/ACA ribonucleoprotein complex subunit 3-like protein; this encodes MYLQFYINENGDKVYTTKKESPLKVPTQSAHPARFSPDDKFSRQRVLLKKRFGLLPTQQPPQKY
- the LOC8283871 gene encoding uncharacterized protein At1g03900; this translates as MSFDDDEESMEHTLLVVREVSVYKIPPRSTSGGYKCGEWLQSDKIWSGRLRVVSCKDRCEIRLEDPNSGELFAACFVLPGQRENSVETVLDSSRYFVLKIEDGRGKHAFIGLGFGERNEAFDFNVALSDHEKYVRRENEKDSAETSESDTHIDIHPAVNHRLKEGETIRINVKHKPSSGTGMLSAAGLSGSVSGTTKPKPLALGIAPPPSGGGKIRSPLPPPPNDPAAARRTATNHSVGLREQKENTNCSTDPLSDLSPLERNLPSTTSGSTKTTASGWAAF